The following proteins come from a genomic window of Scomber japonicus isolate fScoJap1 chromosome 4, fScoJap1.pri, whole genome shotgun sequence:
- the LOC128357883 gene encoding rho-related GTP-binding protein RhoA-D: MAAIRKKLVIVGDGACGKTCLLIVFSKDQFPEVYVPTVFENYIADIEVDGKQVELALWDTAGQEDYDRLRPLSYPDTDVILMCFSIDSPDSLENIPEKWTPEVKHFCPNVPIILVGNKKDLRNDEHTRRELAKMKQEPVKSEEGRDMANRISAFGYLECSAKTKDGVREVFEMATRAALQVRKRKKRGGCQLL, from the exons aTGGCAGCCATCAGGAAGAAGCTGGTGATAGTTGGAGATGGTGCATGCGGGAAGACCTGTCTGCTCATCGTTTTCAGTAAGGACCAGTTCCCAGAGGTCTATGTTCCAACTGTGTTTGAGAACTACATCGCTGACATTGAAGTTGATGGCAAACAG GTGGAACTAGCACTGTGGGATACAGCGGGTCAGGAAGACTATGACAGACTGAGGCCTCTCTCCTACCCTGACACTGACGTGATCCTCATGTGCTTCTCCATAGATAGCCCGGACAGTTTAG AGAACATTCCTGAGAAATGGACACCCGAAGTGAAACACTTTTGTCCCAATGTCCCAATCATTCTCGTGGGTaacaaaaaggacctgaggaacgATGAACACACACGCAGGGAGCTGGCCAAGATGaaacag GAGCCAGTGAAGTCTGAGGAGGGCAGGGACATGGCCAACCGCATCAGTGCCTTTGGCTACCTGGAGTGCTCCGCCAAGACCAAGGATGGTGTGCGGGAGGTGTTTGAGATGGCCACCAGAGCAGCGCTGCAGGTTCGCAAGCGCAAGAAGAGGGGTGGCTGCCAGCTACTGTGA